The Phragmites australis chromosome 13, lpPhrAust1.1, whole genome shotgun sequence DNA window CTCATTTCCCACACTCTCCCCACCCCACTGCCTGTTCCAGTGTTCGTCTCACCACCCCAACCCCAACCCCACCACGACCAGTCGACCACCACCGCGCCCCAGCCAAAACACGACGAAATCACACGCGGTCACACTCACAGGCTCGCACGCCGCGCGACGACGCGACAGCACAACCGGCGGTCACGAGCCGCACCGATCTTCACCCCGCATTACCCGAGCGAGCGCGCGCGCTTCCGCGGCCGGCGATGGCGGGTGGCGGGGGGCgccgcgcggcggcggcctgcGGGCGGTGGTGCCTGGTGATCTTGGCCGTGGCCTCCGCGCTCGGCGTCTCCGGCCCCGCCTTCTACTGGCGCTACAAGAAGGGGTTCTCGTCCTCCCGGGCCTCCTCCGTTGCCGCCTCGGCGGCCTCACCTTCATGCCCGCTCTGCAGCTGCGACTGCCCGCAGCCCCTCTCCCTCCAGTCCATCGCCCCGGGTGAGCTCTCTGATTCCGTTCTTCTTGTCAGATCTTGCAACCGTCGTCGTATGATCTGTACTGGAAGATTATCCTACGCATAGCCCGTTGGATAAAAATTCAGTCTTTAGGTCGGATTTCTATTGCTTATGTGTAATGTGACTGCGTAGTACAAGTACCAAATGCATATGAACAAATTATAAGCCGATTTAGTTGTGAGTTCTACCTTGAAAGCTCCCGGTTGCATCCAAGTCCCTATTACTGACCGAGGATTTTGCATTTTTCCTTCCTTTGCAGGGCTTGGCAACTTCTCAATCACAGGTTTGGGTTCTTCCCCACAGCCCCTTCTTAATTGAGGTTCATAATTTCCTAGTATTCTCGTCATATTTGGTTGATTATAGTAGTTGCATGATAAAACTATGATAACAAATGAGCAATTGTGGTTAATTTATCGCCATGTTCGTCTTTCTGGACTAATCGATTCAGTCTGCAAAGGAGTTTTATCTTCCTTCTGTCACTACTTTGCTGTGTGGGGTGATAACATTTTACTAGTGTCATTCTTCACTTTTCTGTTACTAAGATGTTCAAACAGATTGATGCTTATGAAAGTAAAATTTTATATAGTGTCCAAATTGACACTCTTTCTCAAAATTTACAgcaaataatttttcttttgtaattcGCCCTCAGATTGTTTTATGTGAATAGTTGCATGCTTCCTATGcaaaatactagaaaaactaaCTTATCAAGCGGTTCATAAAAGATAAAACACTATTGCAATTTCTAAAAGGGCTTGCTTTAATACATAGGCATGGAAGTTCAAAGATTTGTCTAATAATATGCTCTACCGAGTGACCTGTGATTTGTTAAAAGCATACTAGCATCATTGAGAAAGGATGTCTTTCCGTAAGCTTTGCTCGGACTTTATATGCATATTCGGTATTAGACTATGGGCTATACCCTAACTAGATACCACATACGAAAGCTAATGATGCTGTAGTCATTAGTATGTGTTGACATGCATCACATTTGCTGAAGCTCAGGAGAAAAAATGTACTTACTTCCTCACATATCAACTGGATTTTGGCACTGTTTGGCCACTCCAGAGAGACTTTAGCATTTTGCAAGCCAACACAGATTGTTTCTTGCTGTTTCAGGAAAAGGGTGGATGCTTCCTTTACTAATTTATTGTGTCATGCAGCCTAATAAGTACTCCctctggtcataaatacttgtcgctTTTGACTTTTCACTGTCTTCTATGTCcaactttgactattattttctattagaatattattataatatcaaataaaaatataatattatgaaagtattttttaagacaaatctaaacgtgtgatttttatgttttcaaactaaatattttggaagctattgacagccaaaattttaaaagtttgaccggaTCTTGGTCAAAacgacaagtatttatgactggaGTGAGTAATAAGTAAAAACAAAGCAAACTTAAGCAACTAAAACTGTCACTTTTGCACCTGCACATAATTCTTTCAGCCACATAGATCTCGTTTGGATGGTACACATGCTTCATAGAGATAGCACAAGTCCTTCTCACCTTGTTGCACCTGCACTCTCAATTGTCATACTTCCTGTATCTCATAACCAAAATGTTCAGTCTTCCAGAGCTGAACTGATGAAATATTTTGAATCACCTTCTTAATAATTATTTTGATTTCtctctactttttttttctgtgcaCGATTACCTGACCTTGCTATTGCCGTTATCAAGATCTTATGTTCACTGCATTAATAATTTGACATTGAATTGAAATATGTATTAGATTGTGGAAAAAATGACCCTGAGCTTGCCAAAGAGATGGAGAAGCAATTTGTCGATCTCCTCAACGAGGAGCTCAAGCTGCAGCAGGTTGTTGCTGAGGAGCATAGCCACCACATGAACGCCACTCTTGTTGAAGCTAAAAGACAGGCTACTCAATACCAGCGAGAGGCAGAGAAGTGTAATGCAGCCACAGAGACCTGCGAGGAATCCAGGGAGAGGTCTGAGGCAGCAATTTcgaaggagaagaaacttacagcACTGTGGGAACAACGAGCTCGCCAATTGGGTTGGCAGGATTCTCGAGCCACAAGcatgtgatagcttgattagtGCTGCATCTTTTTTTTGTACACGTAAAATTATTTCAGGTAGCTGCATGGTTTACATCTTGCAGCCAAACTGAGCAGTGTTAATTGTACGGATCCACTTGTAATGTTTGTTTATGTATGGTCAGTTGCCACAGAAGCATATAGTTATTTTTGGGTCTCAACATTGTAGCTTTCTTACAAATGTAACTAGTATACACTGTCTAAATATTCGAGGTTTCTGATGACGCTGTTGAAGACATTGAACTCAGTGTTGTGGTTGTGGATTAGAGGCCAACACTGTTGGAGACATTCAATCCAAATCTGGATATCGAGATGTACACATTTGAAGGTTGACCTATAGTATCAAGCTAAAGGTAGTATTTATCTGTTGGCTCATGGAAGTACCTTCAGGATACAATTTTGTTGTTGCCATATAGGATATTTTCCTGTGGGTTTATatccaaaaaagaagagaatccTATAGGCTATTGATTGAAAAGTTCATTGGTCCCAAACTAGCTCTTATCTGTGATATATTCTTGGAGCATTTTCAGTTTTCATTGCAGACGGAACATGTTGGTAGCTTCTAAAATAATTTGCATATCTTAGTCCCAAACTAGCTATTTTTTTGGTTGATATTTTGTGCTCGGTAATGATTGTTACCTTGTTGGCGCATATGAGTTCCTCGACAACCATCATATATGCTTCAAAATATGTGCAGTTTTCTTCTACTGTAGTCTTGGATAACTTCTATACGGAGGCATTTCTGTTGGTGTTTAGCAAATGACCAGTTACTTGGTTTAGGGCCAGATGTATAGCAAATTTGACTGATTTCCTTAAAAAATCACGACGCAGATGTATGGCAAATCCGTTTCTTTTTTGGCTGATATTTTGTGGAAGAAAGCCCAAAGTTGTCTGGAGATTTTGGACAAAGATATGACTTgtgtaaagaaaaaaaaaacccgaaGATGGCCCATGCAGGTCTCGAACCTGCGACCTTCGCGTTATTAGCACGACGctctaaccaactgagctaataGGCCAGTTGTGCCAAGTTCTGTTTAACTCTTTATATATTCACTTTAAACTAACGACCTGAAATCAAGTTCCATACACCATGATTCATGGAATCTTTCCTCTCGTTTTTAGGTTGTTGTGTGTATATACCCAACCGTAGGTCAAAGATACCTTGTTCGATCTGGTTTAGAATCAAGATTCAGGGTAGAACCCGACAGTCCAAGGCGTCATAGAAACTGGTGGGGGATATGCTGCTTATAGTTGTTGCTACATGATCCTACATGCTTCTGTGTTTTCATCATCGAAATAATGGAGGTCACATCTTTCGAGCCCATGGTTCTGAAACTCATGAGCCACTGCTCCCTCTTGGTCCAGCActggatcatcatcatcataaggAACATAAGGTTCTTCTCccttgtattcttcctcatttTCCTCAGGGATCAATATTTCCGCCTTCTTCCCagtcttcttcttgatctttttCAACACTTCTTTCGGCTCGAAATCTCCTGTCACCGTGACCTTATTCTCATCCCTGTCCACCTCGACCGTCTCGACGCCTGGACAGATGATCAAACGTTACGAACACGGCAAGCGTATAAATAGAAGTGCTTTGGAAAACATTTCTTCACCTTTGATTTTCTTGATAGAACAGCGTACTGATCTTTCACAGGCGTCACAGTGCATGTATACTTTCAGTTCTGTTGTGATGCTCTGCGTAAGAAAAAAGAAGCAGGCAGTGTGGAGGAACAGAAAATACTACATAAAAATGGCACGTTAAATGGACGAAATACGAATGTAGGATTCTGCAACTTCATGAGAATGCTTACCTTTGGAGAAttatcattttcttcatccatGATTCCAACAGTCCTACTGAAACTTGATAAAATATAATGCGAGAGATGACCTGGACGGACATTCAGACTGACATGTTCTTGTTATGGTTTCAGACCAGAAATGACAGGAGCACCAGGCAATGCTTTCCTAAACCAAGAAATGAAAGGAATCCCCAATGAGGTTGCAATTCATGCAGATGAACCGCAGAGGCAGCCAATTAAGGCCAGCTTCTAATCACAACTTGGGAGGTCTATATATGCTATTATTTCAAGCCTCACGATGCAATGTCCAGGTAATTCATCAGGAAAACGCCTGCTTGTCATGCAAAGTTTCCCAACCTGTGGTCGGTTCATTCACGCCGATCGCGCGCTCCCTCTGGCACCGCCCACGACGGCCTCGAAACGGGTCAATGCTGCGATGCAATCTCAGGGAGAAAACGCGAAGGCGCAATTGTATAAACCTTCACGAGATGGAACAGCGAAGGCGAGCTGTTCTTTCCCGTAGCATTCCGAGAAGGAAGCCAAGCTTTACCCAGAAATGGCCTTTCTGAAAGGCGCGGGCCGGTCGAGCTGTTTGGGAAGCCGCATTGACCGTCCGGTCGTGCCGGCTCTGTTGGGATGGTTTATGAGCGGACGGGAGAGGGCGCGGGGAACAAAACGTGCTTCGTGCCCGGCCGCAGCCTAAACAGGCATTAGTTAGATTTTGGAGCATTTCAATATGTCGACTACAAACAGACAGGTTAGTAGAAATTTGATATTTCTTGGATTTATGTTTGTGTTATCTGTCGACTACATCGGGCTTATGTTTGTGTTATCTTTTTGTTGCGGTGAGTAGATGATAGTTATATGTATTCGACGAATTGCTTTGATGGTAGAAAAAGGTAGGGTGCTTTTGACTTCGGAaggctaaaagaaaaaaaaaagataccaATCCTCGTGAGGTTTAATTCATAGTGCAAATAGAATTCCTAGAGTGCAGTGGGTTTTGTCAGAAATTAGATTGGTATGGAAAGGATTAAATTACCCGTTTTTTATGTAGGATGCATGTATTCATGTTCCTTTGCTCTTCTATTTTGAAAATGACTACAAATACTGGGATAGGCGATAAATGCTTTCCTCTTGACTTTGTAATCTTGTGATTAAGATCAGTGTTCTAATTTAAAAACTGAATATGGTTTGTTGTTATATGAATACTTATCAATAGATTTCTACTACAGAGTGGTGCATATGTACAGAAGATATTTAATAATAAGCGTCCTTACACTTCAAACCTAATTTTCTAATTCCTAGAAGCAAGAGTGTTACTGTTTACTCCATCTGAAACCAGGTTGGTGTTTTCCCCCATTTTTTTATTAACTATCGAGGACGTTGCCAATTATTTATCTTGtcgttctcattctctttgAAAGAAATATGTCTCCAAAGAGGTGCAGCTGAGTGCTGACTGATCCCGAACACACACATTATTAACCTTTTCTGCATCCATTGATCCATAGTCTCTTACCTTCTAATATAACAATTTTTCAACCATGCTGATGATTACTTGC harbors:
- the LOC133888310 gene encoding uncharacterized protein LOC133888310, which encodes MAGGGGRRAAAACGRWCLVILAVASALGVSGPAFYWRYKKGFSSSRASSVAASAASPSCPLCSCDCPQPLSLQSIAPGLGNFSITDCGKNDPELAKEMEKQFVDLLNEELKLQQVVAEEHSHHMNATLVEAKRQATQYQREAEKCNAATETCEESRERSEAAISKEKKLTALWEQRARQLGWQDSRATSM
- the LOC133889529 gene encoding heavy metal-associated isoprenylated plant protein 19-like; translated protein: MDEENDNSPKSITTELKVYMHCDACERSVRCSIKKIKGVETVEVDRDENKVTVTGDFEPKEVLKKIKKKTGKKAEILIPEENEEEYKGEEPYVPYDDDDPVLDQEGAVAHEFQNHGLERCDLHYFDDENTEACRIM